The following proteins are encoded in a genomic region of Takifugu rubripes chromosome 9, fTakRub1.2, whole genome shotgun sequence:
- the ap3b2 gene encoding AP-3 complex subunit beta-2 isoform X10: MSSSTAFNEEKGGSSSVGEPEYGHDPASGGIFSSDYKRHDDLKEMLDSNKDSLKLEAMKRIVAMIARGKNASDLFPAVVKNVACKNIEVKKLVYVYLVRYAEEQQDLALLSISTFQRGLKDPNQLIRASALRVLSSIRVTIIVPIMMLAIKEAASDMSPYVRKTAAHAIPKLYSLDPEQKDQLIEVIEKLLADKTTLVAGSVVMAFEEVCPERIDLIHKNYRKLCNLLIDVEEWGQVVIINMLTRYARTQFLNPNINESLLEEGSSGDKKFYGSEEDEDEDEDEEEKEKKADALAMAKRKPYVMDPDHRLLLRNTKPLLQSRNAAVVMAVAQLYFHLAPKAEVGVIAKALVRLLRSHSEVQFVVLQNVATMTIKRRGMFEPYLKSFYIRSTDPTQIKVLKLEVLTNLANETNISTILREFQTYIKSMDKDFVAATIQAIGRCATNIGEVRDTCLNGLVQLLSNRDELVVAESVVVIKKLLQMQPEKHSDIIKHMAKLTDNIQVPMARASILWLIGEYCEHVPKIAPDVLRKMAKSFTNEEDIVKLQIINLAAKLYLTNSKQTKLLTQYVLNLAKYDQNYDIRDRARFIRQLIVPTEKSGALSKYAKKLFLALKPAPVLESPFKDRDHFQLGSLSHLLNAKAGGYQELPDWPETAPDPSVRNVEVKESVPEWTKCSSREKRKEKKVEKPFYSDSEGESGPTESADSESDSASSSDSGGSSSNESGSGSESGESEDGSESDDEEEEEEDEDEKGKKKKKNELKKPVQESESEQSSEEEERKQERKSKKSKKPKSESESNSEEDEESESDSSPSESEESEAEVKKKKKAAEAKPSSKPVKKEKKEMSLLDLDDFEPAPSPQVTPVNNFLSNSLVTDLEGLSLSDSVLSPATISPSSALKNFELLHRITGEGLSVDYCFSRQPFSPDANMVAVQMQFTNNGAADTKNLHIEDVKLQSGMRVKEFPEIELLPAGETATAVLGIDFCDSTQAANFQLCTHAKKFFVSIQPPVGELMRPVFLTENEFKKEQGQLMGMNEIAEKLTLDAKCRNEHAIVQRVTAAANLSRVPCGSDRECRFAGRTVTSSSLVLVTVATKEEGAAQLTVNCEKMVIGTMLVKDILLALTQ, from the exons GCACGATGACTTGAAGGAAATGCTGGACAGCAACAAGGACTCCCTGAAACTGGAGGCAATGAAGCGAATCGTGGCC atgaTTGCCAGAGGTAAAAACGCGTCAGATCTCTTCCCAGCTGTGGTGAAAAACGTGGCCTGCAAAAACATTGAG gtgaAGAAACTGGTCTATGTTTACTTGGTGCGTTATGCCGAAGAGCAGCAAGATCTGGCTCTGCTCTCCATTTCCACATTTCAGCGAGGGTTAAAG GATCCTAATCAGCTAATCAGAGCCAGCGCCCTGCGGGTCCTCTCCAGCATCAGAGTCACCATAATCGTCCCCATAATGATGCTGGCCATCAAAGAGGCCGCGTCTGACATGTCTCCGTACGTCAGGAAAACGGCTGCTCATGCGATCCCCAAACTCTACAG TTTGGATCCAGAACAGAAGGACCAGCTGATTGAAGTCATCGAGAAGCTCCTCGCTGACAAGACCACG TTGGTGGCCGGCAGCGTGGTTATGGCCTTTGAGGAGGTTTGTCCAGAGCGTATTGACCTGATTCACAAGAACTACAGGAAGTTGTGCAACCTGCTGATTGACGTGGAGGAGTGGGGGCAGGTGGTCATCATCAACATGCTGACCCGCTACGCCAGGACACAGTTCCTCAACCCCAACATCAAC GAGTccctgctggaggaggggaGCAGCGGGGACAAGAAGTTCTACGGCTCGGAAGAAGACgaagacgaggacgaggacgaagaagagaaagagaagaaggccGATGCTCTCGCCATGGCCAAGAGGAAGCCCTACGTGATGGACCCAGACCACAGGCTGCTCCTGAGGAACACCAAACCGCTCCTGCAGAGCCGCAACGCAGCT GTTGTGATGGCTGTGGCTCAGCTTTATTTCCATCTTGCTCCTAAAGCAGAGGTCGGGGTGATCGCCAAGGCACTGGTGCGTCTGCTGAGGAGCCACAG TGAGGTTCAGTTTGTGGTGCTTCAGAATGTGGCAACAATGACCATCAAGAGAAGG GGGATGTTTGAACCATATCTGAAGAGTTTCTACATCCGCTCCACAGACCCGACTCAGATAAAAGTCCTGAAG CTGGAGGTTCTCACCAATCTGGCCAATGAGACAAACATCTCCACCATTCTCAGGGAGTTTCAG ACCTACATTAAAAGCATGGATAAAGACTTTGTGGCTGCAACCATCCAAGCCATCGGCCGCTGCGCCACCAACATCGGGGAGGTGAGAGACACGTGTCTGAACGGCCTGGTGCAGCTGCTGTCCAACCGGGACG AACTGGTTGTGGCTGAGTCGGTGGTGGTCATTAAGAAACTGCTGCAGATGCAACCGGAGAAACACAGCGACATCATCAAGCACATGGCGAAGCTGACAGACAACATCCAG GTGCCGATGGCGCGGGCCAGCATCCTGTGGCTGATCGGAGAGTACTGCGAGCACGTGCCTAAGATTGCTCCAGATGTGCTGAGGAAGATGGCGAAGTCTTTCACCAATGAGGAGGACATTGTGAAGCTCCAAATCATAAACCTGGCGGCCAAGCTGTATCTCACCAACTCCAAACAG ACCAAACTGTTGACGCAGTATGTTCTGAACTTGGCCAAGTACGATCAAAACTACGACATCCGCGACCGCGCCCGTTTCATCCGCCAGCTCATCGTGCCCACCGAGAAGAGCGGGGCGCTCAGCAAGTACGCTAAAAAGCTGTTCCTCGCCCTCAAACCTGCACCGGTCCTCGAGTCTCCGTTTAAAG ATCGAGACCACTTCCAGCTGGGTTCACTGTCCCACCTGCTGAATGCAAAGGCCGGCGGCTACCAGGAGCTGCCTGACTGGCCTGAAACCGCTCCAGACCCGTCCGTGCGCAACGTGGAGGTGAAGGAGTCT GTGCCCGAATGGACCAAGTGCAGCAGCCgagaaaagaggaaggagaagaaggtggagaagccGTTTTACTCTGACTCGGAGGGCGAGTCTGGGCCCACGGAGTCTGCAGACAGCG AGTCAGACTCCGCCAGCAGCTCGgacagcggcggcagcagcagcaacgagaGCGGGTCGGGATCAGAGAGCGGAGAGAGCGAGGACGGCTCCGAgtctgatgatgaggaggaggaggaggaggatgaagacgaaaagggcaagaagaagaaaaagaacgaATTAAAGAAGCCGGTTCAAGAAAGCGAAAG TGAGCagagcagtgaggaagaggagcggaagcaggagaggaagagcaaaaagagcaaaaagcCCAAGAGCGAGTCTGAGTCCAACTctgaagaggacgaggagagcGAGTCTGACAGCAGCCCATCGGAATCTGAGGAGTCAGAGGCCGAggtcaaaaagaaaaagaag GCGGCGGAAGCCAAACCTTCATCCAAGCCTgtcaagaaggagaagaaagaaatgtcCCTGCTGGACCTGGATGATT TTGAACCAGCTCCGTCCCCTCAAGTCACACCCGTCAACAATTTCCTGTCCAACAGCCTCGTCACCGACCTGGAGGGACTGTCTCTGTCCGACAGCGTCCTCTCGCCGGCT ACCATCTCGCCGTCCAGCGCGCTGAAGAACTTCGAGCTGCTGCACCGCATCACGGGCGAGGGTCTGTCGGTGGACTACTGCTTCAGCCGACAGCCCTTCAGCCCCGACGCCAACATGGTGGCGGTACAGATGCAGTTCACCAACAACGGCGCCGCCGACACCAAGAACCTGCACATAGAGGACGTGAAGCTTCAGTCAGGGATGAGGGTCAAGGAGTTTCCAGAGATCG AGCTGCTGCCTGCGGGCGAGACGGCCACGGCTGTGCTGGGCATCGATTTCTGCGACTCGACGCAAGCGGCAAACTTCCAGCTGTG cACTCACGCCAAGAAATTCTTTGTGTCGATTCAGCCGCCGGTGGGGGAGCTGATGAGGCCCGTCTTCCTGACAGAGAACGAGTTTAAAAAGGAACAAG GTCAACTGATGGGAATGAATGAGATCGCGGAGAAGCTCACGCTGGACGCCAAGTGTCGTAACGAGCACGCCATCGTCCAGAGAGTGACCGCGGCTGCCAACCTCAGCAGAGTGCCCTGTGGTTCGGACAGAGAGTGCAG GTTCGCAGGCAGGACGGTGACAAGCAGCAGCCTGGTGTTGGTCACCGTGGCGACCAAAGAGGAGGGCGCCGCACAGCTGACCGTCAACTGTGAGAAAATGGTCATCGGCACCATGCTGGTGAAAGACATCCTGCTGGCCTTGACGCAGTGA
- the ap3b2 gene encoding AP-3 complex subunit beta-2 isoform X7, with protein MSSSTAFNEEKGGSSSVGEPEYGHDPASGGIFSSDYKRHDDLKEMLDSNKDSLKLEAMKRIVAMIARGKNASDLFPAVVKNVACKNIEVKKLVYVYLVRYAEEQQDLALLSISTFQRGLKDPNQLIRASALRVLSSIRVTIIVPIMMLAIKEAASDMSPYVRKTAAHAIPKLYSLDPEQKDQLIEVIEKLLADKTTLVAGSVVMAFEEVCPERIDLIHKNYRKLCNLLIDVEEWGQVVIINMLTRYARTQFLNPNINESLLEEGSSGDKKFYGSEEDEDEDEDEEEKEKKADALAMAKRKPYVMDPDHRLLLRNTKPLLQSRNAAVVMAVAQLYFHLAPKAEVGVIAKALVRLLRSHSEVQFVVLQNVATMTIKRRGMFEPYLKSFYIRSTDPTQIKVLKLEVLTNLANETNISTILREFQTYIKSMDKDFVAATIQAIGRCATNIGEVRDTCLNGLVQLLSNRDELVVAESVVVIKKLLQMQPEKHSDIIKHMAKLTDNIQVPMARASILWLIGEYCEHVPKIAPDVLRKMAKSFTNEEDIVKLQIINLAAKLYLTNSKQTKLLTQYVLNLAKYDQNYDIRDRARFIRQLIVPTEKSGALSKYAKKLFLALKPAPVLESPFKDRDHFQLGSLSHLLNAKAGGYQELPDWPETAPDPSVRNVEVKESVPEWTKCSSREKRKEKKVEKPFYSDSEGESGPTESADSESDSASSSDSGGSSSNESGSGSESGESEDGSESDDEEEEEEDEDEKGKKKKKNELKKPVQESESEQSSEEEERKQERKSKKSKKPKSESESNSEEDEESESDSSPSESEESEAEVKKKKKAAEAKPSSKPVKKEKKEMSLLDLDDFEPAPSPQVTPVNNFLSNSLVTDLEGLSLSDSVLSPATISPSSALKNFELLHRITGEGLSVDYCFSRQPFSPDANMVAVQMQFTNNGAADTKNLHIEDVKLQSGMRVKEFPEIELLPAGETATAVLGIDFCDSTQAANFQLCTHAKKFFVSIQPPVGELMRPVFLTENEFKKEQGQLMGMNEIAEKLTLDAKCRNEHAIVQRVTAAANLSRVPCGSDRECSPPVPPPDHPVHRFAGRTVTSSSLVLVTVATKEEGAAQLTVNCEKMVIGTMLVKDILLALTQ; from the exons GCACGATGACTTGAAGGAAATGCTGGACAGCAACAAGGACTCCCTGAAACTGGAGGCAATGAAGCGAATCGTGGCC atgaTTGCCAGAGGTAAAAACGCGTCAGATCTCTTCCCAGCTGTGGTGAAAAACGTGGCCTGCAAAAACATTGAG gtgaAGAAACTGGTCTATGTTTACTTGGTGCGTTATGCCGAAGAGCAGCAAGATCTGGCTCTGCTCTCCATTTCCACATTTCAGCGAGGGTTAAAG GATCCTAATCAGCTAATCAGAGCCAGCGCCCTGCGGGTCCTCTCCAGCATCAGAGTCACCATAATCGTCCCCATAATGATGCTGGCCATCAAAGAGGCCGCGTCTGACATGTCTCCGTACGTCAGGAAAACGGCTGCTCATGCGATCCCCAAACTCTACAG TTTGGATCCAGAACAGAAGGACCAGCTGATTGAAGTCATCGAGAAGCTCCTCGCTGACAAGACCACG TTGGTGGCCGGCAGCGTGGTTATGGCCTTTGAGGAGGTTTGTCCAGAGCGTATTGACCTGATTCACAAGAACTACAGGAAGTTGTGCAACCTGCTGATTGACGTGGAGGAGTGGGGGCAGGTGGTCATCATCAACATGCTGACCCGCTACGCCAGGACACAGTTCCTCAACCCCAACATCAAC GAGTccctgctggaggaggggaGCAGCGGGGACAAGAAGTTCTACGGCTCGGAAGAAGACgaagacgaggacgaggacgaagaagagaaagagaagaaggccGATGCTCTCGCCATGGCCAAGAGGAAGCCCTACGTGATGGACCCAGACCACAGGCTGCTCCTGAGGAACACCAAACCGCTCCTGCAGAGCCGCAACGCAGCT GTTGTGATGGCTGTGGCTCAGCTTTATTTCCATCTTGCTCCTAAAGCAGAGGTCGGGGTGATCGCCAAGGCACTGGTGCGTCTGCTGAGGAGCCACAG TGAGGTTCAGTTTGTGGTGCTTCAGAATGTGGCAACAATGACCATCAAGAGAAGG GGGATGTTTGAACCATATCTGAAGAGTTTCTACATCCGCTCCACAGACCCGACTCAGATAAAAGTCCTGAAG CTGGAGGTTCTCACCAATCTGGCCAATGAGACAAACATCTCCACCATTCTCAGGGAGTTTCAG ACCTACATTAAAAGCATGGATAAAGACTTTGTGGCTGCAACCATCCAAGCCATCGGCCGCTGCGCCACCAACATCGGGGAGGTGAGAGACACGTGTCTGAACGGCCTGGTGCAGCTGCTGTCCAACCGGGACG AACTGGTTGTGGCTGAGTCGGTGGTGGTCATTAAGAAACTGCTGCAGATGCAACCGGAGAAACACAGCGACATCATCAAGCACATGGCGAAGCTGACAGACAACATCCAG GTGCCGATGGCGCGGGCCAGCATCCTGTGGCTGATCGGAGAGTACTGCGAGCACGTGCCTAAGATTGCTCCAGATGTGCTGAGGAAGATGGCGAAGTCTTTCACCAATGAGGAGGACATTGTGAAGCTCCAAATCATAAACCTGGCGGCCAAGCTGTATCTCACCAACTCCAAACAG ACCAAACTGTTGACGCAGTATGTTCTGAACTTGGCCAAGTACGATCAAAACTACGACATCCGCGACCGCGCCCGTTTCATCCGCCAGCTCATCGTGCCCACCGAGAAGAGCGGGGCGCTCAGCAAGTACGCTAAAAAGCTGTTCCTCGCCCTCAAACCTGCACCGGTCCTCGAGTCTCCGTTTAAAG ATCGAGACCACTTCCAGCTGGGTTCACTGTCCCACCTGCTGAATGCAAAGGCCGGCGGCTACCAGGAGCTGCCTGACTGGCCTGAAACCGCTCCAGACCCGTCCGTGCGCAACGTGGAGGTGAAGGAGTCT GTGCCCGAATGGACCAAGTGCAGCAGCCgagaaaagaggaaggagaagaaggtggagaagccGTTTTACTCTGACTCGGAGGGCGAGTCTGGGCCCACGGAGTCTGCAGACAGCG AGTCAGACTCCGCCAGCAGCTCGgacagcggcggcagcagcagcaacgagaGCGGGTCGGGATCAGAGAGCGGAGAGAGCGAGGACGGCTCCGAgtctgatgatgaggaggaggaggaggaggatgaagacgaaaagggcaagaagaagaaaaagaacgaATTAAAGAAGCCGGTTCAAGAAAGCGAAAG TGAGCagagcagtgaggaagaggagcggaagcaggagaggaagagcaaaaagagcaaaaagcCCAAGAGCGAGTCTGAGTCCAACTctgaagaggacgaggagagcGAGTCTGACAGCAGCCCATCGGAATCTGAGGAGTCAGAGGCCGAggtcaaaaagaaaaagaag GCGGCGGAAGCCAAACCTTCATCCAAGCCTgtcaagaaggagaagaaagaaatgtcCCTGCTGGACCTGGATGATT TTGAACCAGCTCCGTCCCCTCAAGTCACACCCGTCAACAATTTCCTGTCCAACAGCCTCGTCACCGACCTGGAGGGACTGTCTCTGTCCGACAGCGTCCTCTCGCCGGCT ACCATCTCGCCGTCCAGCGCGCTGAAGAACTTCGAGCTGCTGCACCGCATCACGGGCGAGGGTCTGTCGGTGGACTACTGCTTCAGCCGACAGCCCTTCAGCCCCGACGCCAACATGGTGGCGGTACAGATGCAGTTCACCAACAACGGCGCCGCCGACACCAAGAACCTGCACATAGAGGACGTGAAGCTTCAGTCAGGGATGAGGGTCAAGGAGTTTCCAGAGATCG AGCTGCTGCCTGCGGGCGAGACGGCCACGGCTGTGCTGGGCATCGATTTCTGCGACTCGACGCAAGCGGCAAACTTCCAGCTGTG cACTCACGCCAAGAAATTCTTTGTGTCGATTCAGCCGCCGGTGGGGGAGCTGATGAGGCCCGTCTTCCTGACAGAGAACGAGTTTAAAAAGGAACAAG GTCAACTGATGGGAATGAATGAGATCGCGGAGAAGCTCACGCTGGACGCCAAGTGTCGTAACGAGCACGCCATCGTCCAGAGAGTGACCGCGGCTGCCAACCTCAGCAGAGTGCCCTGTGGTTCGGACAGAGAGTGCAG tcctcctgtccctcctcctgATCACCCTGTCCACAGGTTCGCAGGCAGGACGGTGACAAGCAGCAGCCTGGTGTTGGTCACCGTGGCGACCAAAGAGGAGGGCGCCGCACAGCTGACCGTCAACTGTGAGAAAATGGTCATCGGCACCATGCTGGTGAAAGACATCCTGCTGGCCTTGACGCAGTGA
- the ap3b2 gene encoding AP-3 complex subunit beta-2 isoform X8, protein MSSSTAFNEEKGGSSSVGEPEYGHDPASGGIFSSDYKRHDDLKEMLDSNKDSLKLEAMKRIVAMIARGKNASDLFPAVVKNVACKNIEVKKLVYVYLVRYAEEQQDLALLSISTFQRGLKDPNQLIRASALRVLSSIRVTIIVPIMMLAIKEAASDMSPYVRKTAAHAIPKLYSLDPEQKDQLIEVIEKLLADKTTLVAGSVVMAFEEVCPERIDLIHKNYRKLCNLLIDVEEWGQVVIINMLTRYARTQFLNPNINESLLEEGSSGDKKFYGSEEDEDEDEDEEEKEKKADALAMAKRKPYVMDPDHRLLLRNTKPLLQSRNAAVVMAVAQLYFHLAPKAEVGVIAKALVRLLRSHSEVQFVVLQNVATMTIKRRGMFEPYLKSFYIRSTDPTQIKVLKLEVLTNLANETNISTILREFQTYIKSMDKDFVAATIQAIGRCATNIGEVRDTCLNGLVQLLSNRDELVVAESVVVIKKLLQMQPEKHSDIIKHMAKLTDNIQVPMARASILWLIGEYCEHVPKIAPDVLRKMAKSFTNEEDIVKLQIINLAAKLYLTNSKQTKLLTQYVLNLAKYDQNYDIRDRARFIRQLIVPTEKSGALSKYAKKLFLALKPAPVLESPFKDRDHFQLGSLSHLLNAKAGGYQELPDWPETAPDPSVRNVEVPEWTKCSSREKRKEKKVEKPFYSDSEGESGPTESADSESDSASSSDSGGSSSNESGSGSESGESEDGSESDDEEEEEEDEDEKGKKKKKNELKKPVQESESEQSSEEEERKQERKSKKSKKPKSESESNSEEDEESESDSSPSESEESEAEVKKKKKAAEAKPSSKPVKKEKKEMSLLDLDDFEPAPSPQVTPVNNFLSNSLVTDLEGLSLSDSVLSPATISPSSALKNFELLHRITGEGLSVDYCFSRQPFSPDANMVAVQMQFTNNGAADTKNLHIEDVKLQSGMRVKEFPEIELLPAGETATAVLGIDFCDSTQAANFQLCTHAKKFFVSIQPPVGELMRPVFLTENEFKKEQGQLMGMNEIAEKLTLDAKCRNEHAIVQRVTAAANLSRVPCGSDRECSPPVPPPDHPVHRFAGRTVTSSSLVLVTVATKEEGAAQLTVNCEKMVIGTMLVKDILLALTQ, encoded by the exons GCACGATGACTTGAAGGAAATGCTGGACAGCAACAAGGACTCCCTGAAACTGGAGGCAATGAAGCGAATCGTGGCC atgaTTGCCAGAGGTAAAAACGCGTCAGATCTCTTCCCAGCTGTGGTGAAAAACGTGGCCTGCAAAAACATTGAG gtgaAGAAACTGGTCTATGTTTACTTGGTGCGTTATGCCGAAGAGCAGCAAGATCTGGCTCTGCTCTCCATTTCCACATTTCAGCGAGGGTTAAAG GATCCTAATCAGCTAATCAGAGCCAGCGCCCTGCGGGTCCTCTCCAGCATCAGAGTCACCATAATCGTCCCCATAATGATGCTGGCCATCAAAGAGGCCGCGTCTGACATGTCTCCGTACGTCAGGAAAACGGCTGCTCATGCGATCCCCAAACTCTACAG TTTGGATCCAGAACAGAAGGACCAGCTGATTGAAGTCATCGAGAAGCTCCTCGCTGACAAGACCACG TTGGTGGCCGGCAGCGTGGTTATGGCCTTTGAGGAGGTTTGTCCAGAGCGTATTGACCTGATTCACAAGAACTACAGGAAGTTGTGCAACCTGCTGATTGACGTGGAGGAGTGGGGGCAGGTGGTCATCATCAACATGCTGACCCGCTACGCCAGGACACAGTTCCTCAACCCCAACATCAAC GAGTccctgctggaggaggggaGCAGCGGGGACAAGAAGTTCTACGGCTCGGAAGAAGACgaagacgaggacgaggacgaagaagagaaagagaagaaggccGATGCTCTCGCCATGGCCAAGAGGAAGCCCTACGTGATGGACCCAGACCACAGGCTGCTCCTGAGGAACACCAAACCGCTCCTGCAGAGCCGCAACGCAGCT GTTGTGATGGCTGTGGCTCAGCTTTATTTCCATCTTGCTCCTAAAGCAGAGGTCGGGGTGATCGCCAAGGCACTGGTGCGTCTGCTGAGGAGCCACAG TGAGGTTCAGTTTGTGGTGCTTCAGAATGTGGCAACAATGACCATCAAGAGAAGG GGGATGTTTGAACCATATCTGAAGAGTTTCTACATCCGCTCCACAGACCCGACTCAGATAAAAGTCCTGAAG CTGGAGGTTCTCACCAATCTGGCCAATGAGACAAACATCTCCACCATTCTCAGGGAGTTTCAG ACCTACATTAAAAGCATGGATAAAGACTTTGTGGCTGCAACCATCCAAGCCATCGGCCGCTGCGCCACCAACATCGGGGAGGTGAGAGACACGTGTCTGAACGGCCTGGTGCAGCTGCTGTCCAACCGGGACG AACTGGTTGTGGCTGAGTCGGTGGTGGTCATTAAGAAACTGCTGCAGATGCAACCGGAGAAACACAGCGACATCATCAAGCACATGGCGAAGCTGACAGACAACATCCAG GTGCCGATGGCGCGGGCCAGCATCCTGTGGCTGATCGGAGAGTACTGCGAGCACGTGCCTAAGATTGCTCCAGATGTGCTGAGGAAGATGGCGAAGTCTTTCACCAATGAGGAGGACATTGTGAAGCTCCAAATCATAAACCTGGCGGCCAAGCTGTATCTCACCAACTCCAAACAG ACCAAACTGTTGACGCAGTATGTTCTGAACTTGGCCAAGTACGATCAAAACTACGACATCCGCGACCGCGCCCGTTTCATCCGCCAGCTCATCGTGCCCACCGAGAAGAGCGGGGCGCTCAGCAAGTACGCTAAAAAGCTGTTCCTCGCCCTCAAACCTGCACCGGTCCTCGAGTCTCCGTTTAAAG ATCGAGACCACTTCCAGCTGGGTTCACTGTCCCACCTGCTGAATGCAAAGGCCGGCGGCTACCAGGAGCTGCCTGACTGGCCTGAAACCGCTCCAGACCCGTCCGTGCGCAACGTGGAG GTGCCCGAATGGACCAAGTGCAGCAGCCgagaaaagaggaaggagaagaaggtggagaagccGTTTTACTCTGACTCGGAGGGCGAGTCTGGGCCCACGGAGTCTGCAGACAGCG AGTCAGACTCCGCCAGCAGCTCGgacagcggcggcagcagcagcaacgagaGCGGGTCGGGATCAGAGAGCGGAGAGAGCGAGGACGGCTCCGAgtctgatgatgaggaggaggaggaggaggatgaagacgaaaagggcaagaagaagaaaaagaacgaATTAAAGAAGCCGGTTCAAGAAAGCGAAAG TGAGCagagcagtgaggaagaggagcggaagcaggagaggaagagcaaaaagagcaaaaagcCCAAGAGCGAGTCTGAGTCCAACTctgaagaggacgaggagagcGAGTCTGACAGCAGCCCATCGGAATCTGAGGAGTCAGAGGCCGAggtcaaaaagaaaaagaag GCGGCGGAAGCCAAACCTTCATCCAAGCCTgtcaagaaggagaagaaagaaatgtcCCTGCTGGACCTGGATGATT TTGAACCAGCTCCGTCCCCTCAAGTCACACCCGTCAACAATTTCCTGTCCAACAGCCTCGTCACCGACCTGGAGGGACTGTCTCTGTCCGACAGCGTCCTCTCGCCGGCT ACCATCTCGCCGTCCAGCGCGCTGAAGAACTTCGAGCTGCTGCACCGCATCACGGGCGAGGGTCTGTCGGTGGACTACTGCTTCAGCCGACAGCCCTTCAGCCCCGACGCCAACATGGTGGCGGTACAGATGCAGTTCACCAACAACGGCGCCGCCGACACCAAGAACCTGCACATAGAGGACGTGAAGCTTCAGTCAGGGATGAGGGTCAAGGAGTTTCCAGAGATCG AGCTGCTGCCTGCGGGCGAGACGGCCACGGCTGTGCTGGGCATCGATTTCTGCGACTCGACGCAAGCGGCAAACTTCCAGCTGTG cACTCACGCCAAGAAATTCTTTGTGTCGATTCAGCCGCCGGTGGGGGAGCTGATGAGGCCCGTCTTCCTGACAGAGAACGAGTTTAAAAAGGAACAAG GTCAACTGATGGGAATGAATGAGATCGCGGAGAAGCTCACGCTGGACGCCAAGTGTCGTAACGAGCACGCCATCGTCCAGAGAGTGACCGCGGCTGCCAACCTCAGCAGAGTGCCCTGTGGTTCGGACAGAGAGTGCAG tcctcctgtccctcctcctgATCACCCTGTCCACAGGTTCGCAGGCAGGACGGTGACAAGCAGCAGCCTGGTGTTGGTCACCGTGGCGACCAAAGAGGAGGGCGCCGCACAGCTGACCGTCAACTGTGAGAAAATGGTCATCGGCACCATGCTGGTGAAAGACATCCTGCTGGCCTTGACGCAGTGA